One Pseudoalteromonas undina genomic region harbors:
- a CDS encoding ATP-binding cassette domain-containing protein, with translation MQPSLQIKNCQLYRQNELLLSLNEQVKGGEILTIMGPSGSGKSSLLNWLTGALPPGFNATGEVWLNDTNISSLPSHLRHVAVLYQDPLLFSHLSVGGNISFAMPKMDKTQRQQKIDEALTHVGLKGMAKRHPDTLSGGQQARVALLRLLLSKPKAILLDEPFSKLDQQLRIETRQLVFSQIREYQLPAIMVTHDESDAIATNGKIINLNVQSDINVR, from the coding sequence ATGCAGCCATCATTACAAATTAAAAATTGTCAGCTTTATCGTCAAAACGAGTTGTTACTGAGCTTGAATGAACAGGTTAAAGGTGGTGAAATTCTTACTATTATGGGGCCATCAGGGAGCGGTAAATCTAGCTTATTAAATTGGCTTACTGGCGCATTACCTCCGGGTTTTAATGCGACTGGCGAGGTGTGGCTAAATGATACTAATATTAGTTCCTTGCCCAGCCATTTACGCCATGTTGCTGTGCTATATCAAGACCCATTACTATTCTCGCATCTATCTGTTGGCGGTAATATTAGCTTTGCCATGCCAAAAATGGATAAAACACAACGCCAGCAGAAAATAGATGAAGCACTTACACACGTTGGGCTAAAAGGCATGGCCAAGCGCCATCCAGACACTCTCTCCGGTGGGCAGCAAGCCCGTGTTGCTTTACTGCGACTATTACTGAGTAAACCCAAAGCGATTTTACTCGATGAACCCTTTAGTAAGCTTGATCAGCAATTACGTATTGAAACCCGTCAGCTGGTGTTTTCACAAATTAGGGAATATCAGTTACCCGCCATTATGGTCACCCATGATGAAAGTGACGCAATAGCCACAAATGGCAAAATCATCAATCTAAACGTACAAAGTGATATAAATGTTAGATAA
- a CDS encoding ABC transporter substrate-binding protein, protein MLANKFWQTLSRYSLCCVAFCICLIFSFKSLANTQLQSRWQQVESSGKDQSVYFYAWGGDAQINAYIQWAAEQVKAKYNIELVHIKLSDTSEAVSRVLAEKSANNHTQGSVDLIWINGANFAAMSKHGLLLKDWADKLPNFIYTNPENNPSVLFDFGLPTQGMEAPWGQASLTFYYDTLATSSPPQTLNKLLSWSKANPGRFSYPKPPDFLGMSFLKYALVVLHQHSDAMLQAKLNQPANDKNTAQVLDPLWTFLNKLHPNLWRNGEYFMQSGIQMRRLIDDTELSIGFTFSAPEVPAAVKRYDLPKSIRSYAMADGSLSNTHFVAIPYNASHQQSAQLVADFLLSPAAQAHKQKTAIWGDKTVLIQTSLSAEQQGLFKTVQPHPSALPLNSVKRTLSEPHPSWVEAINTGWETRYGASQ, encoded by the coding sequence ATGCTCGCCAATAAATTTTGGCAAACATTATCGCGATACAGCTTATGTTGTGTCGCGTTTTGTATTTGCCTTATTTTTAGTTTTAAAAGCCTAGCAAATACACAATTACAAAGCCGTTGGCAGCAAGTTGAAAGCTCAGGTAAAGACCAAAGCGTATATTTTTATGCTTGGGGCGGTGATGCGCAAATAAATGCCTATATTCAGTGGGCGGCTGAGCAAGTAAAAGCTAAATATAACATTGAGTTAGTCCATATAAAGCTCAGCGACACCAGCGAGGCCGTTAGCCGCGTACTCGCAGAAAAATCAGCAAATAATCACACTCAAGGCAGTGTCGATTTAATTTGGATCAATGGGGCTAACTTTGCAGCTATGAGTAAGCACGGGCTTTTACTAAAAGACTGGGCTGATAAATTGCCTAATTTTATTTACACCAATCCAGAAAACAATCCCAGCGTGTTGTTTGATTTTGGTTTACCCACTCAAGGAATGGAAGCCCCTTGGGGGCAGGCATCACTGACTTTTTATTACGATACGCTAGCAACGAGCTCTCCTCCTCAAACCCTTAATAAGTTATTGAGCTGGAGTAAAGCAAACCCAGGCCGATTTAGTTACCCCAAACCCCCTGACTTTTTAGGGATGAGCTTTTTAAAATATGCATTAGTGGTATTACACCAACATAGCGATGCAATGCTACAAGCAAAACTAAATCAACCTGCTAATGATAAAAACACAGCCCAAGTACTTGATCCGTTGTGGACGTTTCTAAATAAATTGCACCCTAATCTGTGGCGCAATGGCGAATACTTCATGCAAAGCGGTATACAAATGCGCCGCTTAATAGACGATACCGAGCTTAGTATTGGCTTTACTTTTTCGGCACCAGAAGTACCGGCTGCGGTAAAGCGCTATGATTTACCAAAAAGTATAAGAAGTTATGCAATGGCCGATGGTAGCTTAAGTAACACTCACTTTGTCGCTATTCCTTATAATGCAAGCCACCAGCAAAGTGCGCAATTAGTGGCTGACTTTTTATTAAGCCCCGCAGCGCAAGCGCATAAACAAAAAACTGCTATATGGGGTGACAAAACGGTATTAATTCAAACCAGCTTAAGCGCAGAGCAGCAGGGCTTATTTAAAACCGTACAGCCGCATCCTAGCGCACTGCCTCTAAATAGTGTTAAACGTACACTCAGTGAGCCACATCCGAGCTGGGTGGAGGCAATTAATACTGGCTGGGAAACCCGTTATGGAGCAAGCCAATGA
- a CDS encoding CDP-alcohol phosphatidyltransferase family protein has translation MLDKFITPLIKPVLIPCVKQLHKKGVSADQLTLIGFLIGLLAVPLIIFEYWYGALAVICINRIFDGLDGALARYAQSSSSAGGYLDITLDFLFYALIPFAFILTNPEQNALAGSLLLVTFIGTGSSFLAFAIAAEKFKLDKPQFKYKSFYYLNGLTEGTETIALFIAFCIWPQYFSILAVLFAIACAITIFTRIYGGYYTLKQQETALNEVNHES, from the coding sequence ATGTTAGATAAATTTATTACCCCACTTATAAAACCGGTGCTTATTCCGTGCGTAAAACAGCTGCACAAAAAAGGAGTGAGTGCCGATCAGTTAACCTTAATAGGTTTTTTAATTGGCTTACTAGCTGTGCCACTAATTATTTTTGAATATTGGTATGGCGCATTAGCTGTAATTTGTATTAACCGCATTTTTGATGGTCTTGATGGCGCACTCGCGCGTTATGCTCAGAGCAGTTCAAGCGCTGGGGGATATTTAGACATTACTCTGGATTTTTTATTTTATGCGCTTATTCCTTTTGCATTTATTTTAACCAACCCTGAGCAAAATGCACTTGCTGGGTCACTATTGCTTGTGACTTTTATAGGTACCGGCTCAAGCTTTTTAGCTTTTGCTATAGCCGCTGAAAAATTTAAACTCGATAAACCGCAATTTAAATACAAAAGTTTTTACTACTTAAATGGCTTAACCGAAGGCACAGAAACCATTGCCTTATTTATTGCCTTTTGTATTTGGCCGCAGTATTTTTCAATTCTTGCTGTTTTATTTGCTATAGCCTGCGCGATAACTATTTTCACCCGTATATATGGAGGTTATTACACCTTAAAACAGCAAGAAACCGCACTCAACGAGGTAAACCATGAGTCATGA
- a CDS encoding ABC transporter permease: protein MSKVLHSADLFSRLVKVTPYCLLALLTIPVLGGLMGVMLPAFGWAPALNKTNMSLAGFNVLWDTPGLSQMIGLSIRTGLISTLIAFALMIIMLAAFFNSVWLKRIEYVLSPILVIPHAAAAIAVSFLIAPSGLFTRLFSPWLTGWQLAPEGSLPYDAFGWSIIIGLVLKELPFLLLIALGILAQPELGKKLRMQHQIAINLGYYPMVAFFKVVLPNLYPLLRLPIFAVLAYASASVEMTLILGPNTPPTLAVAIMHWFNDVDLTLRIKASAGALLQLAITVGLLLIWLLLEKISAMIFSQSLINGRRHYAHQLVRAFTYIVTCVILVFIAAALIGLVFWSVAGYWRFPDTLPSSLVLLHFENAFTHIYTPLFNTLVVGVVSSGFATILVLLCLEAEQITAKPLAKWALLIIYLPLLVPSIAFLFGIVWLQQLLNSQHAFFNVIFVHLLFVLPYVFLSIADSYRRLDPRLARVAASLGSSPWKVFIQVKLPQLFAPILIAMALGLAISFGQYLSTQLAGGGRIATITTEAVTLANGASRRTSAVYAILQMGLPLLGFILAWGLPRYVFNNKQA from the coding sequence ATGAGTAAGGTACTCCATTCAGCTGATTTATTCTCACGCCTAGTCAAAGTAACCCCTTACTGTTTGCTGGCACTGTTAACAATACCTGTATTAGGCGGCCTAATGGGAGTAATGTTGCCTGCCTTTGGCTGGGCGCCTGCCTTGAATAAAACCAACATGAGTTTGGCTGGGTTTAATGTTTTATGGGATACACCGGGGCTTTCACAAATGATAGGCCTGAGCATACGCACTGGACTAATTAGTACATTAATAGCGTTTGCGCTCATGATTATTATGCTGGCTGCATTTTTTAATAGTGTATGGCTAAAACGAATTGAATATGTATTGAGTCCCATACTGGTTATTCCCCACGCTGCAGCGGCAATTGCGGTCAGTTTTTTAATCGCGCCATCGGGATTATTTACGCGCTTATTTTCGCCTTGGTTAACGGGCTGGCAATTAGCTCCTGAGGGCTCATTACCTTATGACGCTTTTGGCTGGAGCATTATTATTGGGCTTGTACTTAAAGAGCTGCCTTTTTTACTACTGATTGCATTGGGTATTTTAGCGCAGCCTGAACTTGGCAAAAAGCTACGAATGCAGCATCAAATTGCCATTAATTTAGGTTATTACCCCATGGTGGCATTTTTTAAAGTGGTGCTACCTAATTTATACCCACTGTTACGTTTGCCCATTTTTGCAGTACTTGCTTATGCTAGTGCGAGCGTTGAGATGACACTGATACTTGGGCCAAATACGCCCCCTACTTTAGCCGTTGCTATCATGCATTGGTTTAACGATGTAGATTTAACCCTGCGCATAAAGGCCTCAGCGGGTGCTCTGTTACAATTAGCGATCACTGTTGGACTACTGCTAATTTGGCTATTGCTTGAAAAAATCAGTGCCATGATTTTTAGTCAGTCACTCATCAACGGCCGACGCCATTATGCTCACCAACTTGTTCGTGCTTTTACTTATATCGTTACTTGCGTAATTTTAGTCTTCATTGCAGCTGCGTTAATTGGATTAGTATTTTGGTCAGTAGCTGGCTATTGGCGTTTTCCGGATACCTTACCCTCAAGTTTGGTATTACTACACTTTGAAAATGCCTTTACACACATTTACACTCCTTTATTTAATACCTTAGTGGTTGGCGTGGTTAGCTCGGGTTTTGCCACTATTTTGGTGCTACTATGTTTAGAAGCAGAGCAAATCACGGCTAAACCTTTGGCGAAGTGGGCACTGTTAATTATATACCTGCCGTTGTTGGTACCCAGTATCGCCTTTTTATTTGGTATTGTGTGGCTACAGCAATTGCTAAATAGTCAGCATGCTTTTTTTAATGTGATATTTGTACACTTGCTGTTTGTTTTACCCTATGTTTTTTTATCTATTGCCGATAGTTACAGGCGTTTAGACCCAAGATTAGCGCGTGTTGCTGCAAGCTTAGGCTCAAGCCCATGGAAGGTGTTTATACAAGTTAAATTGCCACAACTATTTGCGCCTATTTTAATTGCGATGGCGCTGGGGTTGGCAATAAGTTTTGGCCAGTATTTATCAACCCAGTTAGCAGGGGGTGGCCGAATAGCCACCATAACCACCGAAGCCGTAACACTTGCCAATGGTGCAAGTAGGCGAACCAGTGCTGTGTATGCAATACTGCAAATGGGCTTACCTCTTCTCGGCTTTATACTGGCATGGGGACTACCTCGGTATGTTTTTAATAACAAGCAAGCATAA
- a CDS encoding sterol desaturase family protein, producing MSHEVYWRLGFFFSVLAIMMLLEWQKPARQSTIKNRSRWFANFGLTFTSTLLARFTVPVGLTAVAAYYQQHGIGLFNQLNVSPLIAVILSLLLLDLIIYWQHRLFHQVPILWRLHRVHHADAHIDTSTGLRFHPIEIVLSILIKLIAVTALGVPAIAVLIFEIALNGLALFNHANIRLPNSIEKPLRLVLVTQVLHRIHHSQNPEETNSNFGFSVTWWDRLFGSYKSQASQPDKNIALGLSQYPNPKQNSSLRQLLIMPFKK from the coding sequence ATGAGTCATGAAGTATATTGGCGGCTAGGCTTCTTTTTTAGCGTACTAGCAATAATGATGCTGCTTGAATGGCAAAAGCCTGCACGCCAATCAACTATTAAAAATAGGTCACGCTGGTTTGCTAATTTTGGATTAACCTTTACTTCTACCCTGCTTGCACGCTTTACAGTGCCGGTTGGATTAACTGCGGTTGCTGCTTATTATCAGCAGCATGGAATTGGGCTATTTAATCAACTCAATGTCTCACCACTCATTGCAGTGATACTCAGCTTACTTTTGCTTGATTTAATTATTTACTGGCAGCATCGGCTTTTTCATCAGGTGCCTATTTTGTGGCGTTTGCACCGCGTACACCACGCTGATGCACATATTGATACCAGTACCGGTCTGCGATTTCATCCTATTGAAATTGTACTCAGCATACTTATAAAATTGATTGCCGTTACCGCTTTGGGTGTACCTGCTATTGCAGTATTAATATTTGAAATTGCACTCAATGGGTTAGCACTGTTTAATCATGCGAATATTCGTTTACCCAACTCTATTGAAAAGCCGCTGCGTTTAGTGCTTGTAACTCAAGTACTGCATCGTATTCATCATAGCCAAAACCCCGAAGAAACAAACAGTAACTTTGGCTTTAGTGTAACTTGGTGGGATAGACTTTTTGGCAGCTATAAATCACAGGCAAGTCAGCCTGATAAAAATATTGCACTTGGTTTAAGCCAATACCCAAACCCCAAACAAAATTCATCCTTGAGGCAATTGTTAATAATGCCATTTAAAAAATAG
- a CDS encoding glycoside hydrolase family 16 protein — MNIETTRITRLLAAISLASLAGCGGDAATTTTDIEKVNPTEPVSDWRMVWSDEFDSTSIDTNKWNFELNCAGGGNNEKQCYTDSEENAFIKDGVLNIVALPAEEGAEKPYTSARLNTRYNADFTYGRFEMRAKLPSGQGSWPAFWMMPTDEVYGTWPRSGEIDILEAVNLKTVAEDGTVEANIHGTLHYGREWPNNSSSGKAYALPEGMNPADDFHTYAIEWQEGEIRWYVDGYLYATQRRSEVRYNSKDEPVGLKHKGWFAEYFEQGNGELTTHWDNAPFDKDFYLILNHAVGGDWPENVNNLGIDAAAFAEGQSFEIDYVRVYECASDPATGKGCETVRPGYDSLDDALVEGKAPVPTPPSDGVAKNLDIFDGSLNANWIAWDCCGGTTPETITDADKGDVIKFNINDNNGTVLGFSTRGGHFPDDFTGTSSPFDASLLLDLNGRLTFDMKVVTPPTSDTTWLLKAEAGDGGPNTGDVALSDSNEGVTPVTGQWQTYTFPLSLLQERGLDLSAIDVLMVFPAWQTGAGAEYLITNVAIEGDVGESPSVDLFTDEQNLDWPMWDCCGGSTPSEVMDDAEHGLTAEFTIGEAPTVMGFNTRSSAGGSDTPFDATSILENGVLQFDVKVMSNPNNPDATWLMKIESNEGDTAVELPLTDAGDAPVVGEWKTYTFTFADLAGAGLDVSAIDVVMIFPAWGTGEGAVYRVDNAKMYDPSASAGDEITIFQDTAADMWSIWDCCGGSTPTEETDDADHGTVAEFVIGATPTVMGFLADDGISFDASAILANGVVQFEMKMVTPPNDPDSVWTFKIESTGAATAVELPLAQSVEGEVPVIGQWQTYTFTLQSLFDAGLDISDINVLMMFPAWGTGEGAVYRIDNVVIANP, encoded by the coding sequence ATGAACATTGAAACAACACGCATTACTCGCCTTTTGGCTGCTATTTCATTAGCATCTTTGGCGGGTTGTGGTGGTGACGCAGCGACCACTACTACCGATATTGAAAAAGTAAACCCTACTGAACCAGTCTCAGACTGGCGTATGGTATGGAGCGATGAGTTTGACAGCACTAGTATTGATACTAACAAGTGGAACTTTGAATTAAACTGCGCTGGCGGTGGTAACAACGAAAAACAATGTTACACCGACAGTGAGGAAAATGCCTTCATTAAAGACGGTGTACTAAATATAGTCGCCTTACCTGCAGAAGAAGGTGCAGAAAAACCATACACGTCAGCCCGTTTAAACACCCGCTACAACGCCGACTTTACTTATGGCCGTTTTGAAATGCGTGCAAAGTTGCCTTCTGGTCAAGGTAGCTGGCCCGCATTTTGGATGATGCCAACCGATGAAGTATATGGCACTTGGCCGCGCTCTGGCGAAATTGATATTTTAGAAGCAGTTAATCTAAAAACAGTCGCTGAAGATGGCACCGTTGAAGCAAATATTCATGGCACACTTCACTATGGTCGTGAGTGGCCAAATAACTCAAGTTCAGGCAAAGCTTATGCCTTACCTGAAGGTATGAACCCAGCAGATGACTTTCATACTTATGCAATCGAATGGCAAGAGGGAGAAATTCGCTGGTACGTAGATGGCTATTTATACGCCACACAACGTCGTTCTGAAGTACGTTACAACTCTAAAGATGAGCCTGTTGGTCTTAAACATAAAGGTTGGTTTGCTGAATACTTTGAACAAGGTAACGGCGAACTTACCACTCACTGGGATAATGCCCCATTTGATAAAGACTTTTACCTTATATTAAACCATGCTGTTGGTGGCGATTGGCCTGAAAATGTAAACAATTTAGGTATTGATGCAGCTGCATTTGCAGAAGGTCAAAGCTTTGAGATTGATTATGTTCGTGTGTACGAATGTGCCTCAGATCCGGCCACTGGTAAAGGTTGTGAAACAGTACGTCCAGGTTACGATAGCCTAGACGATGCACTTGTAGAAGGTAAAGCCCCTGTACCTACTCCGCCAAGTGATGGTGTTGCAAAGAATCTTGATATTTTTGATGGCAGCTTAAATGCCAACTGGATCGCATGGGATTGTTGTGGTGGAACAACACCTGAAACAATTACTGACGCTGACAAAGGCGATGTAATTAAGTTTAACATTAACGATAATAACGGGACTGTGCTTGGGTTTTCTACTCGAGGCGGTCACTTCCCTGATGATTTTACCGGCACTTCATCTCCGTTTGATGCATCACTTCTTCTTGATCTAAATGGTCGACTAACTTTTGATATGAAAGTGGTAACGCCACCAACATCAGATACTACATGGCTATTGAAAGCCGAAGCGGGCGATGGTGGTCCTAATACCGGCGATGTAGCCCTTAGCGATAGTAATGAAGGTGTTACTCCTGTTACTGGTCAATGGCAAACTTACACCTTCCCACTTTCTTTACTACAAGAAAGAGGCTTAGATTTAAGTGCCATTGATGTATTAATGGTATTCCCAGCATGGCAAACAGGTGCAGGCGCTGAATATTTAATTACCAATGTGGCTATTGAAGGCGATGTAGGTGAATCACCATCAGTAGATTTATTTACTGACGAGCAAAACTTAGATTGGCCGATGTGGGATTGTTGTGGCGGCTCTACTCCATCAGAAGTTATGGACGATGCAGAACACGGCTTAACTGCAGAATTCACTATTGGCGAAGCCCCCACTGTAATGGGCTTTAATACTCGTTCATCTGCTGGTGGTAGCGACACTCCATTTGATGCAACCAGCATTTTAGAAAATGGTGTACTACAGTTTGATGTGAAAGTGATGTCAAACCCAAATAACCCAGATGCAACTTGGTTAATGAAAATTGAATCTAATGAGGGTGATACCGCAGTAGAATTACCATTAACAGATGCTGGCGATGCACCTGTTGTAGGTGAGTGGAAAACTTATACCTTTACATTCGCTGACTTAGCGGGCGCAGGTTTAGATGTTAGTGCCATTGATGTAGTGATGATATTCCCAGCATGGGGCACAGGTGAAGGTGCGGTTTACCGTGTTGATAACGCTAAAATGTACGATCCTAGTGCATCAGCAGGCGATGAAATCACTATTTTCCAAGATACTGCTGCAGATATGTGGAGTATTTGGGACTGTTGTGGTGGCTCTACACCGACTGAAGAAACTGACGATGCTGATCACGGCACAGTGGCTGAGTTTGTTATTGGTGCTACACCAACAGTAATGGGCTTTTTAGCGGACGACGGTATCTCTTTTGATGCATCAGCAATATTAGCCAATGGTGTTGTGCAATTTGAAATGAAAATGGTGACACCACCAAATGACCCTGACTCAGTATGGACATTTAAAATTGAGTCAACAGGTGCAGCAACAGCGGTAGAGCTTCCTCTTGCACAAAGCGTTGAAGGTGAAGTACCTGTTATTGGACAGTGGCAAACATACACGTTTACGTTGCAATCATTATTTGATGCAGGTTTAGACATTAGCGACATCAATGTACTGATGATGTTCCCAGCGTGGGGAACAGGTGAAGGTGCAGTTTACCGTATAGACAACGTAGTTATCGCTAACCCATAA